One Paraburkholderia agricolaris DNA segment encodes these proteins:
- a CDS encoding YciI family protein gives MKYLGLAYFTPDKFAAMAPDDVKNLVSQCPALDDKMRATGKVLISASLGDLDSWRTLRPRSGKTHVTDGPYTESKEVVGGLFIIEADTHDEALRIASMHPAATLGEEGGWVVELIPMDFYWAR, from the coding sequence ATGAAATACCTCGGCTTGGCCTACTTCACCCCCGATAAATTCGCCGCGATGGCGCCAGACGACGTCAAGAACCTGGTGAGCCAATGCCCCGCATTGGACGACAAGATGCGGGCTACCGGCAAGGTACTGATTTCCGCATCGCTTGGCGATCTGGACAGCTGGAGGACGCTCCGCCCACGCAGTGGCAAGACGCACGTCACCGATGGGCCCTATACCGAGTCGAAGGAAGTCGTGGGCGGCCTGTTCATCATCGAGGCGGATACCCATGACGAGGCGTTGCGCATCGCCTCCATGCACCCGGCGGCCACGCTGGGCGAAGAAGGTGGATGGGTCGTCGAGCTTATCCCCATGGATTTCTACTGGGCCCGATGA
- a CDS encoding VOC family protein — protein MIGSSVLVGGWQFVFVRPGSVSRYCFLSQAAARQKNASQRQSPRLLSSMQPLNQPTNDMKPSLNRIMLYVRSVEATCDFYERHFGFTCSSDPDDRITELKSPNGGAILMVHQAAKSVKTGQVTVKLVFDIEDVEGFKEQCSMQGLDFGSTHKADGYCFANAKDPDGNSISISSRAFAHAKTSDHPD, from the coding sequence GTGATCGGAAGCTCGGTGCTGGTCGGTGGCTGGCAATTCGTCTTTGTCCGGCCAGGTTCGGTCAGTCGATATTGCTTCCTGTCCCAAGCAGCCGCTCGACAAAAAAATGCTTCTCAACGACAATCGCCGCGCCTTCTTTCATCAATGCAGCCACTAAATCAACCAACGAATGATATGAAACCGTCGCTCAATCGGATCATGCTGTACGTGAGGAGTGTCGAGGCTACTTGCGACTTCTATGAGCGTCATTTCGGATTCACATGTTCGTCGGATCCGGATGATCGAATCACAGAATTGAAGTCTCCGAATGGCGGGGCGATTCTGATGGTGCATCAGGCCGCTAAAAGCGTTAAGACGGGACAGGTAACGGTTAAGCTTGTCTTTGACATCGAAGACGTAGAAGGCTTCAAGGAACAGTGTTCGATGCAGGGGCTTGATTTTGGGTCCACACATAAAGCGGACGGATACTGTTTCGCGAACGCCAAAGATCCCGACGGAAACTCGATCTCGATCTCGAGCCGGGCTTTTGCCCACGCAAAGACCTCGGACCATCCCGACTAG
- a CDS encoding winged helix-turn-helix domain-containing protein has protein sequence MTQMDETIHQPVRLKIMAALKALPKNEQIEFVRLREIVGATEGNLGAHITTLEKSGYIEVVKDFNGKKPRTRVAMTTAGRRAFQQYVDHLRSILDGDA, from the coding sequence ATGACACAAATGGACGAGACCATTCACCAGCCGGTTCGACTGAAGATCATGGCGGCCCTGAAGGCGTTACCTAAAAACGAGCAGATCGAATTTGTTCGCCTGCGGGAGATTGTCGGTGCGACGGAAGGCAATCTCGGGGCACACATCACGACGCTGGAGAAATCCGGCTATATCGAGGTGGTGAAGGATTTCAACGGCAAGAAGCCGCGCACCCGGGTTGCGATGACCACGGCGGGGCGACGGGCCTTTCAGCAGTATGTCGATCACTTGCGAAGCATCCTCGACGGCGACGCGTAG
- a CDS encoding DUF3592 domain-containing protein, with protein sequence MKLKIFGTVILALLALLAVGILGYTGTVVGSKLYFLAVERTWAQTGATITSIDTISKPLKYGNRLWAPSWTYTYIVDGKSYSAQSTHIAHGFDVNWYRYEPVAARDGLSRPVGSAVHAFYDPSNPSRSVLDRATFDLGDAINLAISILVLAKSVDFVRTGRRRAANQSS encoded by the coding sequence ATGAAACTCAAGATTTTCGGCACAGTGATTCTGGCATTGCTGGCATTACTCGCGGTCGGCATACTCGGATATACCGGTACCGTTGTCGGATCGAAACTCTACTTCCTCGCAGTGGAGCGGACATGGGCTCAGACTGGGGCAACCATCACCTCCATAGATACGATCTCGAAACCTCTGAAGTACGGAAACCGGTTGTGGGCACCGTCATGGACCTATACCTACATCGTAGACGGTAAGTCATACAGTGCCCAAAGTACCCACATCGCTCACGGCTTCGACGTGAACTGGTATCGATATGAGCCAGTCGCGGCACGCGATGGTCTTTCGCGGCCGGTCGGTTCCGCCGTCCACGCATTCTACGATCCGAGCAACCCGTCACGCTCCGTTCTGGATCGGGCGACATTTGACCTTGGGGATGCCATAAATCTAGCGATCTCTATTCTGGTTTTGGCAAAGTCCGTGGACTTTGTACGCACTGGGCGGCGTCGGGCCGCAAACCAATCTTCATGA
- a CDS encoding GNAT family N-acetyltransferase, giving the protein MNPEAFVDGLDDPTAAGGPIPLPDGSTVARLPSTVRWIWDGDVSGAIGFRWQAGTAELPPYVLGHIGFSVVPWKRGNGYAKQALNLMLGKARRQGLSYVELTVDPEKYSFAAGDRSMQWCLDRTLQKGGGLWRCGVSSLPH; this is encoded by the coding sequence ATGAACCCGGAGGCATTTGTTGACGGCTTGGATGATCCAACCGCAGCGGGTGGCCCGATTCCTTTGCCCGATGGCTCGACCGTCGCACGTCTGCCCAGCACTGTCCGATGGATTTGGGACGGCGACGTTAGCGGCGCAATCGGATTTCGTTGGCAAGCTGGAACTGCCGAGTTGCCGCCGTACGTACTCGGACATATCGGTTTCTCAGTCGTGCCGTGGAAGCGAGGCAACGGCTACGCCAAGCAGGCGCTCAATTTGATGTTGGGCAAAGCGAGGCGGCAAGGTTTGTCCTACGTCGAGCTAACGGTTGATCCCGAAAAATATAGCTTCGCAGCGGGTGATCGCAGCATGCAATGGTGTCTTGATCGAACGCTTCAAAAAGGCGGCGGCCTATGGAGGTGCGGAGTCTCTTCGCTACCGCATTGA
- a CDS encoding DUF1254 domain-containing protein has translation MIKENKHFRVRVLLSAGALAFAALTQPAVAQTRGEPTANAKFPPGPVVGTHLPEAYVSQMGKIAYLWGWPMVNIYNRYLVFSKVPENGLGDGVLPVGPLNRLTMLVDYIKPEERAVATPNQDVVYGFGILSLEKEPVVFQVPDFGSRFWVYQLGNQRTDTLGGVGKMYGTKPGFYMVVGPHWKGTVPKGITGVFHSPTNIAYIIPRAFLDDTAEDRQAIRPVVSQIMSYPLSEFNGRTKTKDWSALPKFSDPAGGTQGSGAETQWVKPEKFFDELPLVIKAVPPQPGEEALYAWINSLLDAAAKDPKVAETLRQSAVDADKELVAGMHSYYYAGVPVGNNWIAPQNGAQFGTDYFSRTAAAKANIFVNPRKESAYFAQEYDTQNQRLNGANVYQVTFPKGELPPVNGFWSVTLYDEAHFFAPNELNRFSLGTKNKDLKYGPDGSLTLYVQNKRPSEDKVANWLPAPTGDFELFIRAYWPKAEIMQGQWSPPPVQKTN, from the coding sequence ATGATCAAAGAGAACAAGCATTTTCGCGTCCGTGTTCTTCTGTCCGCCGGCGCACTGGCGTTTGCCGCGCTAACCCAGCCGGCTGTCGCACAAACGCGAGGCGAACCCACCGCCAACGCGAAGTTTCCGCCTGGCCCGGTCGTCGGCACTCATCTGCCCGAAGCCTATGTCAGTCAGATGGGCAAGATCGCTTATCTGTGGGGCTGGCCGATGGTGAACATCTACAACCGGTATCTGGTTTTCTCGAAGGTGCCCGAAAATGGCCTGGGTGACGGCGTATTGCCCGTTGGGCCATTGAACCGGCTGACGATGCTGGTTGATTACATCAAGCCCGAGGAGCGTGCTGTTGCAACGCCTAATCAGGACGTCGTCTATGGCTTCGGTATTCTTTCACTCGAAAAGGAACCCGTTGTCTTCCAGGTGCCTGATTTCGGCAGCCGCTTCTGGGTCTACCAGCTTGGCAATCAGCGCACAGACACGCTCGGCGGCGTAGGCAAGATGTACGGCACCAAGCCGGGTTTCTACATGGTGGTCGGGCCGCACTGGAAGGGTACAGTTCCGAAGGGCATCACGGGCGTGTTCCATTCGCCGACGAATATCGCCTACATCATTCCGCGCGCTTTCCTGGACGATACGGCGGAAGATCGCCAGGCCATCCGGCCGGTGGTGAGCCAGATCATGTCTTATCCGTTAAGCGAGTTCAACGGCAGGACGAAGACCAAAGACTGGAGCGCGCTGCCGAAGTTTTCCGATCCTGCTGGCGGAACCCAAGGCAGTGGCGCCGAAACGCAATGGGTGAAGCCCGAAAAATTCTTCGACGAACTGCCTCTGGTTATAAAGGCGGTCCCTCCGCAGCCCGGCGAGGAAGCGCTCTACGCGTGGATCAACTCGTTGCTCGACGCTGCTGCAAAGGACCCGAAAGTCGCCGAGACGCTCAGGCAGTCGGCAGTTGACGCGGACAAGGAACTGGTCGCCGGAATGCACAGCTATTACTACGCAGGCGTGCCGGTCGGGAACAACTGGATCGCACCGCAGAACGGCGCGCAATTTGGCACGGACTATTTCAGCCGCACGGCGGCTGCCAAGGCGAACATCTTTGTCAATCCGCGAAAAGAGTCTGCGTATTTCGCGCAGGAATACGATACGCAGAATCAGCGATTGAACGGCGCAAACGTCTATCAGGTCACTTTCCCCAAAGGCGAGCTTCCGCCCGTGAATGGTTTCTGGTCGGTCACGCTGTATGACGAGGCTCACTTCTTTGCGCCGAACGAACTCAACCGCTTCTCATTGGGGACCAAGAACAAGGACCTCAAATACGGGCCGGACGGCTCCCTGACGCTTTACGTCCAGAACAAACGCCCGAGCGAAGACAAAGTCGCTAACTGGCTGCCCGCGCCGACGGGCGATTTTGAGTTGTTCATTCGGGCGTACTGGCCTAAGGCCGAAATCATGCAAGGTCAGTGGTCGCCTCCGCCAGTCCAAAAAACCAACTGA
- a CDS encoding DUF1254 domain-containing protein — protein MTTPLPPQILTPPSAQTRLGKLEFTDGVPTPQTAQLVYDNLDFQRGVEAFLSGIPGASLVAMRRGLRKLGPDNGTIALFETLMDSKSLFLTANTESVYYFGWLDLKNGPVVVEGPPNVLGVVDDFWFRYVADYGNAGPDKGKGGKYLVVPPDYKGPVPDEGYHIVKSLTYGNWLVGRGFLQNGSARPAADSIKAHLRVYPYAQKDNPPPTHFVNASGMVMNTVHANDVTFYDEVNQIIQEEPAGAYGPDMTGIFRSIGIEKGKPFAPDDRMKKILIDAAAVGNATARAIDFANRDKAAPIYPDRHWNTPFIGGSYQWLNDGARNFDARTMFFYAATVDTPAMAVAMPGIGSQYASSNLDNNGKPFDGSKNYVLHVPPNVPVKDFWSIVLYDTQTRSMLQTDQQFPSASSQKDLKKNADGSYDVYFGPKPPAGHESNWVQTIPGKSWFTIFRLYGPLAPWFDKSWKLEDIKELAGS, from the coding sequence ATGACTACCCCACTTCCCCCGCAAATTCTGACGCCACCTTCGGCCCAGACGCGCCTCGGCAAGCTTGAATTTACTGACGGCGTGCCGACGCCGCAAACCGCACAACTCGTCTATGACAACCTCGACTTTCAGCGCGGTGTCGAGGCGTTCCTCAGTGGCATCCCTGGCGCGTCACTGGTCGCCATGCGCAGAGGTCTGCGCAAGCTCGGGCCGGACAACGGGACAATCGCACTTTTCGAAACGCTGATGGATTCGAAGTCGTTATTCCTGACAGCGAACACCGAGTCGGTCTACTACTTTGGCTGGCTCGATCTGAAAAACGGGCCTGTGGTCGTTGAAGGACCACCCAATGTGCTCGGCGTAGTGGACGACTTCTGGTTCCGGTATGTGGCGGACTACGGTAACGCGGGACCGGATAAGGGCAAGGGCGGGAAGTATCTGGTTGTCCCACCCGATTACAAGGGGCCGGTGCCGGACGAGGGTTATCACATCGTCAAATCGTTGACCTACGGAAACTGGCTGGTAGGGCGTGGCTTCCTGCAAAACGGTTCGGCCCGTCCGGCTGCCGACAGCATCAAGGCGCATCTGCGTGTCTATCCGTACGCGCAAAAGGACAATCCACCACCGACTCACTTCGTCAACGCGTCCGGCATGGTTATGAACACGGTTCACGCGAACGATGTAACGTTCTACGATGAAGTCAACCAGATCATCCAGGAAGAGCCCGCTGGCGCATATGGCCCCGACATGACGGGGATTTTCAGATCTATCGGCATCGAAAAAGGTAAGCCTTTCGCACCCGACGACAGGATGAAAAAAATCCTGATCGACGCGGCTGCCGTGGGCAACGCGACCGCTCGCGCCATCGACTTCGCAAACCGCGACAAGGCAGCCCCCATCTACCCGGACCGGCACTGGAACACGCCATTTATCGGTGGAAGTTATCAGTGGCTTAACGATGGCGCACGCAACTTCGACGCACGCACGATGTTCTTCTATGCAGCGACCGTCGACACGCCTGCGATGGCGGTAGCCATGCCGGGTATCGGATCACAATACGCTTCGTCAAACCTGGACAACAACGGCAAGCCGTTCGACGGCTCGAAAAACTACGTCCTGCACGTTCCGCCGAACGTTCCTGTGAAAGACTTCTGGTCGATAGTTCTTTACGACACACAGACCCGCTCGATGCTGCAAACGGATCAGCAGTTCCCGAGTGCGTCGAGCCAGAAGGACCTGAAGAAGAATGCCGACGGCTCTTACGACGTCTATTTTGGCCCGAAGCCACCCGCTGGACATGAGAGCAACTGGGTTCAAACAATCCCGGGCAAAAGCTGGTTCACAATTTTCCGTTTGTACGGTCCGCTCGCCCCGTGGTTCGACAAGTCGTGGAAGCTGGAGGACATCAAGGAGCTGGCGGGCAGCTAG
- a CDS encoding putative quinol monooxygenase — MVKTALFVRLEAKPGKEQEVESFLMGGLPLVEQEPATIAWFGLKIAPSVYGIFDAFPDDAGRQAHLAGKVAEALMARAPDLFANPPEIMNIDVLAAKLPS, encoded by the coding sequence ATGGTCAAGACAGCGTTATTCGTCCGGCTCGAAGCGAAGCCGGGCAAGGAGCAGGAAGTCGAAAGCTTCCTGATGGGCGGACTGCCGCTCGTCGAGCAGGAACCCGCGACGATCGCGTGGTTCGGGCTGAAAATCGCGCCATCGGTGTACGGCATATTCGACGCGTTCCCCGACGACGCCGGACGCCAGGCGCACCTGGCGGGCAAAGTAGCCGAGGCGCTGATGGCGAGGGCTCCGGATCTTTTCGCTAACCCGCCGGAAATTATGAACATCGATGTACTCGCGGCGAAGCTGCCTTCGTAG
- the cls gene encoding cardiolipin synthase — MPTIALIVLTVAVTLVVVLVIANLTSGEKKLEHKIERLYASDDPQFIRSMGLLLGPPVISGNRFEVLLNGDEIFPSMLEGIRSARHTITFETFIYWSGAIGEEFARALSDKARAGVAVHVLLDWIGSSKMDRRYLRMLREAGAEVVRYHKPHWTGLGRMNDRTHRKLLVIDGHIGFTGGVGIADEWTGHAQDEKHWRDMHFRVEGPAVGQMQAVFMDNWIKSMGNVLHGRQYFPEIDAAGEGLAHMFSSSPSGGSDDMQLMYLMAITAATHSIHLASAYFVPDKLTINAIVEAAKRGVKVRIITPGKRIDTHTVREASRACWGDLLAAGVEMYEYQPTMYHCKLIVVDEYLVSVGSTNFDSRSFKLNDEANLNIYDHDFARQQTAVFDGDVVNAKRITLDDWRRRPLREKLLERLVALLDSQL, encoded by the coding sequence ATGCCGACGATTGCCCTAATTGTCTTGACGGTCGCGGTAACGCTCGTCGTCGTGCTGGTGATCGCGAACCTGACGAGCGGCGAGAAGAAGCTCGAGCACAAGATCGAACGGCTGTACGCAAGTGACGATCCGCAGTTCATTCGCTCGATGGGGCTGCTGCTCGGGCCGCCCGTCATTTCGGGCAACCGCTTCGAGGTGCTCCTCAACGGCGACGAGATCTTCCCGTCGATGCTGGAGGGCATCCGCTCGGCGCGGCACACGATCACCTTCGAAACCTTCATTTACTGGTCCGGTGCGATTGGCGAGGAATTCGCGCGCGCTCTCTCCGACAAGGCGCGCGCGGGTGTCGCGGTGCATGTGCTGCTCGATTGGATCGGCTCGTCGAAGATGGACAGGCGCTATCTGCGGATGCTGCGCGAGGCGGGCGCGGAAGTCGTTCGGTACCACAAGCCGCACTGGACCGGTCTCGGCCGCATGAACGACCGCACGCACCGCAAGCTGCTCGTGATCGACGGACACATCGGCTTTACGGGCGGCGTGGGTATCGCCGACGAGTGGACCGGGCACGCGCAGGATGAGAAGCACTGGCGCGACATGCACTTTCGCGTCGAAGGCCCGGCGGTAGGACAGATGCAGGCGGTTTTCATGGACAACTGGATCAAGTCGATGGGAAATGTGCTTCACGGCCGGCAATACTTCCCGGAGATCGACGCCGCAGGCGAAGGCCTCGCGCACATGTTCAGCAGTTCGCCCTCCGGCGGCAGCGACGACATGCAGCTGATGTACCTCATGGCGATCACCGCGGCAACGCATTCCATCCACTTGGCGAGTGCGTACTTTGTGCCGGACAAGCTGACGATCAACGCGATCGTCGAGGCAGCGAAGCGCGGGGTGAAGGTGCGCATCATCACGCCCGGCAAACGCATTGACACCCACACGGTGCGCGAGGCGTCGCGCGCGTGCTGGGGCGACCTCCTCGCCGCGGGCGTTGAGATGTACGAGTATCAGCCCACGATGTATCACTGCAAGCTGATTGTCGTCGACGAGTATCTGGTGTCGGTCGGCTCGACTAACTTCGACAGCCGCTCGTTCAAGCTCAACGACGAGGCCAATCTCAACATCTATGACCACGATTTCGCGCGCCAGCAGACGGCCGTTTTCGACGGCGACGTTGTCAACGCGAAACGCATCACGCTTGACGACTGGCGCCGCCGTCCGCTCCGTGAAAAGCTGCTGGAACGGCTTGTCGCGCTGCTCGATTCGCAGCTTTGA
- a CDS encoding zinc ribbon domain-containing protein, with protein MAVLKRKQRGKEISDKATSCVKSGAPVVKRQTGAGRTLGGWGMLIVGSLITWGCVSDNGARYGSDAANQAQSCRKDDLQCLGDQGNAAASIYCKGPIERLATRTVRWTGGPYEVKFSRFRWSDSPGGAITYIGDKAEFQNDIGVYTPIIYECGLASDGKTVLAVSASAGRLPP; from the coding sequence ATGGCGGTCCTCAAACGCAAGCAACGCGGGAAAGAGATAAGCGACAAGGCGACGTCGTGCGTCAAGAGCGGCGCGCCTGTGGTCAAGCGGCAGACCGGCGCGGGAAGAACGTTGGGCGGCTGGGGAATGCTTATAGTCGGTTCGTTGATCACCTGGGGTTGCGTTTCGGACAACGGCGCCAGGTACGGCAGCGACGCAGCGAATCAAGCCCAGTCGTGTCGCAAGGACGATCTGCAATGTCTCGGCGATCAAGGGAACGCTGCGGCCAGCATCTATTGCAAGGGTCCGATCGAGCGACTTGCGACGCGCACCGTCAGATGGACGGGCGGCCCCTACGAGGTGAAGTTCAGTCGCTTTCGCTGGAGCGATAGTCCGGGCGGCGCCATCACATACATTGGCGACAAGGCCGAGTTCCAGAATGACATCGGCGTCTATACACCGATCATTTACGAGTGTGGCCTTGCCAGTGACGGCAAAACGGTTCTCGCCGTCAGTGCGAGCGCAGGCAGATTGCCGCCCTGA